GGGGGTCGCCGTCGTCGTCGTGTCCAGCGACATCGAGGAGGTCCTCGGCCTCTCGGACCGCGCGATGGTCGTCGCCGACGGTCGCATCGTCCACTCGGCGCCTGCCGACCAGCTCGACGCACACACCGTGCTCGACCGGGTGCTCGCCACCCACGAAACATCCAGCCACGACACGAAAGGTGACGCCGCGTGAGTACCTCATCGGTGGCGGGAAGCACCCAGCAGACGACTGCGACGCCTGAAAGGACGCGGTCCCTCGGGATCGCGCGCAACCTCGGGCTCGTGGTGGCGCTGGTGGTGCTCTGCGTCGTCGGCCTGATCACTGCCGGCGACCGCTTCGCGAGCAGCAACAACATCATCACGATCCTCAGCCTCGCGTCGGCGATCGGCGTGGTCGCGATCGGCATGACCTTCGTCATCACCGGCGGCGGCATCGACCTCTCGGTCGGCGCGATCGTCGCTCTGTCTTCGGTCTGGGCGTCCACCACGGGCACCCAGGCGATGGCCGAGAGCGTCGGCTGGATCGTGATCGTCACGACCGCGATCGGGGTCGGCATCGCCTGCGGCCTCATCAACGGGCTGCTCATCGCGTACGGCAAGATCGTCCCGTTCATCGCGACGTTGGCGATGCTCGCCAGCGCCCGCGGGCTCGCCGAGATCATCGCCGACCGCAAGACTCAGATCATCCGCGACCAGGCGTTCAAGGACGCCCTCGGTGCGCGTCCGCTCGGCATCCCCGTGATCGTCTACATCTTCGCGGTGGTCGTCGTGCTCGGCTGGTTCCTCCTGAACCGCACCACCTTCGGCCGGCGCACCTTCGCGGTCGGCGGCAACACCGAGGCGGCCCGTCTCGCGGGCATCAAGGTCCAGCGCCACACCGTCTACCTGTACGCCCTGCTCGGCGCCACCTGCGGCCTCGCCGCGGTGATGCTCATGTCACGCACGCAGACCGGTTCGTCGACCCACGGCCTGATGTGGGAGCTCGACGCGATCGCCGCGGTCGTGATCGGCGGCACGCTGCTCAGCGGCGGCCGCGGCACCGTGACCGGCACGCTGTTCGGCGTGCTGATCTTCACCACCCTCACCAATGTCTTCACGCTCAACAACTTGTCGACGTCCGTCCAGGCCGTCGCCAAGGGCGTGATCATCGTCGTCGCAGTGCTCCTCCAGCAGCGACTGGCGAACCGCAGCACCTAACTCACCGAGGAGACGGCATGTCCACCACCACCCCGCGCCGGCGGCTGATCGCGATCGCCGGACTGATCGCAGCAGTGCCTCTCGCACTCACCGCCTGCACCAACAGCTCAGACGACGGCGACGACACCTCCAACGCTTCCAACACCGGCTCCGGCGACAACGCGGAGGCCGGGGACACCGTACGCATCGGTTTCTCCGCACCTGCAGCCGACCACGGCTGGATGGGCGCGATCACCTCCGCGGCCGTCGACCAGGCCGACGCGTTCGAGGACGTGGAGCTGATCAACGCCGAGGGCACCAACGACGTCAACCTGCAGATCTCGCAGGTGGAGACCTTCATCAACGACGAGGTCGACGCCATCGTGCTGCTGCCGTTCGACGGCGCGGCCATGACCGACGTCGCCACCCGGGCGATGGAGGCCGGCATCCCGGTGATCAACGTCGATCGCGAGTTCGACTCGCCGTTCGCGGCCCGTTCGACCGTCCTCGGTGACAACTACGGCATGGGCGTCTCCGCCGGTCGCTTCATCTGCGAGCAGGCCGACGGCAACACCGACGCCGTCGTGGCCGAGATCGCGGGCATCGACTCGCTCCCGCTGACGCAGGACCGTTCGCGCGGGTTCTCCGACGCGCTGAAGGACTGCGGTCTCAAGGTCTCCAACCGGGTCGCCGCCGAGTTCACGGTGGAGTCCGGTGAGCGTGCGGCAGCCAACCTGCTCCAGGCCGCCCCCAAGATCGACTACCTCTGGAACCACGACGACGACCAGGGTGTCGGCGTCATGGCGGCGATCGAGAACGCGGGTCGTGACGAGTTCGTCATGGTCGGCGGCGCCGGCTCGGCCAACGTGATGCGCATGATCGAGGCGGACGACACCGTCCTCAAGGCGACGGTCATCTACCCGTCGACGCAGGGTGCTGACGGCATCAAGCTCGCGCGCCTCATCGCCCAGGGCAAGTCGATGTCGGACCTTGCCGAGGTGGAGGTCCCGCGCGTGATCCAGCTGTCCGCGCCGATCGTCACCAAGGAGAACGTCGACCAGTACATGGACTCGGCCTTCGAGTCCTGATCGACGGCGGTGCGCCCCGCTCCGACTCCTGCGGGCGGGGCGCACCGCAACCCAGCGCAGACGCCCCCCTCGGACCGAAGGAATCCCATGTCAGACACGTCTCGCGAGCTCCGCGTCGGCCAGGTGGGCTACGCCTTCATGGGTGCCGCGCACTCCCAGGCCTGGCGCACCGCTCCGTCGTTCTTCGACCTCCCCCTCAAGCCCCGGCTCACCGCCCTGTGTGGTCGAGACGCGTCCGCGGCAGGCGTCGTGGCCGAGCGCTTCGGCTGGGAGTCGGTCGAGACGGACTGGCACGCATTGATCGAGCGCGACGACATCGACCTGATCGACATCTGCACCCCGGGCAGCACACACGTCGAGATCGCCGTCGCCGCCCTGCGCGCCGGCAAGCACGTGCTCTGCGAGAAGCCGCTCGCCAACACGGTGGAGGAGGCGGAGCAGATGGCGGCCGCCGCTGCCGAGGCCGCGACCCACGGCGTCTTCGCGATGGTCGGCTTCACCTACCGCCGTACGCCGGCCCTGTCGCTGGCCCGCCAGCTCGTACGCGCGGGGAGGCTCGGCACGATCCGCCACGTCCGCGCGCACTACCTGCAGGACTGGCTGGTGGACCCCGACAGTCCGTTGACGTGGCGCCTCGACAAGTCGCTCGCCGGGTCCGGCGCGCTGGGTGACATCGGCGCGCACATCGTCGACGCCGCGCAGTTCATCACCGACTCCTGGATCACCTCCGTCAGCGGCGTGATGCAGACCTTCGTCGACAGCCGCCCGATCGCCGGGGAGCACAGCACGCTCGGCGGCAGTGGCGCCGCGAACGGTGAGCGCGGGCCGGTCACGGTCGACGATGCCGCGGCCTTCACCGCCCGCTTCGACAACGGCGCCCTCGGCATCTTCGAGGCGACCCGCTTCGCCACCGGCCGCAAGAACGCCCTCCGGATCGAGATCAGCGGGTCGGGCGGGGCGCTCGCGTTCGACTTCGAGGAGATGAACATCCTCAACCTGTACGACGCGTCGGAGCCTGCCGAGACGGCCGGTTTCCGCCGCATCGTCGTCACGGAACCGAGCCACCCGTACGCCGCCGCCTGGTGGCCCCCCGGTCACGGACTCGGCTACGAGCACGGCTTCACGCACCAGGTCGTCGACATCGTGAACGCCATCGCGTCCGGTGAGCAGCCGACTCCGTCCTTCGCCGACGGACTGGCTGTGCAGCGTGTGCTCGCCGCTGTGGAGGCGAGCTCCGACGACGACTCCCGTCAGCAGAAGGTCCCCCACGACTCAGCACCCGTTGGCGCGGGCACGCCCGCGACCCCCCAAGGAGAGGCATCATGACGCGACCGATCACGCTCTTCACCGGCCAGTGGGCCGATCTTCCGTTCGAGGAGGTGGCACGTCTTGCCGCCGGATGGGGCTACGACGGGCTCGAGATCGCGTGCTGGGGGGACCACTTCGACCCGTGGGCTGCCGTGGAGGAGGACGGCTACGTCCAGGCGAAGCTCGACCTGCTCGACCAGTACGGCCTGAAGGTCTACGCGATCTCCAACCACCTCAAGGGCCAGGCGGTCTGCGACGACCCGATCGACCAGCGGCACCGCGACATCCTTCCCGACCGCATCTGGGGGGACGGCGACCCCGAAGGCGTACGCCAGCGTGCCGCCGAGGAGATGAAGAACACCGCCCGTGCTGCACGGCTGCTCGGGGTCGACACCGTTGTCGGCTTCACGGGCTCGTCGATCTGGAAGTACGTCGCGATGTTCCCGCCGGCATCGGAGGCGATGGTCGACGCCGGCTACGAGGACTTCGCGACCCGCTGGAACCCGATCCTCGACGTCTTCGACGAGGAGGGCGTGCGGTTCGCGCACGAGGTGCACCCGAGCGAGATCGCGTACGACTACTGGACCACCGTGCGGACGCTCGAGGCCATCGGTCACCGCGAGGCGTTCGGGCTCAACTGGGACCCGTCGCACTTCGTGTGGCAGGACCTCGACCCGCTCGGCTTCCTCTGGGACTTCAAGGACCGGATCTACCACGTCGACTGCAAGGACGCGAAGAAGCAGGTCGGCAACGGTCGCAACGGGCGGCTCGGCTCGCACCTGCCCTGGGCGGATCCGCGCCGCGGCTGGGACTTCGTCTCCACGGGACGCGGTGACGTCCCGTGGGAGGCGTGCTTCCGCATGCTCAACACGATCGGCTACGACGGCCCGGTGTCGATCGAGTGGGAGGACGCCGGCATGGACCGTCTCCTTGGTGCGCCCGAGGCGTTGGCGTTCGTGAAGGCCAACCTGTTCGACGCTCCCGAGGCGGCGTTCGACGCGGCGTTCAGCACCAAGGACTGACGCCGCGAGCGGGACGTCGATCCATGTCCTTCTGATCGAACGCGGTCGCCGGCACGCGATACTCCGTCCATGATCGACCAGCTTCGTACCAAGGTCCTGCCGCCGTCGCAGCGTCGTACGCTCGAGGAGCTGACGCTCGAGCTCGACCCGGGTGCCGGCGACGTCGCGTCCAAGAGCTCGGCGTTCTGGACGATGCTGGTGCTCTCCGGCGTGATCGCCTCGGCGGGTGTGCTCGCCGACTCGACCGCGACGGTGATCGGGGCCATGATCATCGCTCCGCTCTCCACGCCGATCATGGGCACTGCGCTCGCGATCGTGAAGCGGCAGCCGACACGGGCGCTCATCCTGGTCGCCGCGGGATCAGCAGTGGTGGTGGTCATCGGACTGCTCTTCTCGTTCTTCCTTCCCGGCTCTTACGACGTCCACGAGAACGGCCAGATCATCGGGCGCACCTCGCCGGACGTGCTCGACCTGATCGCGGCGGTGGCGACCGGACTCGCAGGAGCGGTCGGGCTCGCCCGCCGCGACGTCGCGGCCGTCCTCCCGGGGGTGGCCATTGCGATCTCCCTCGTGCCGCCGCTGGCCGTGGTCGGGGTCTGCCTCGGCCTGGGAGACGTGGAGCTCGCGATCGGTGCGTTGCTCCTCTTCCTCTCGAACCTGCTCGCGCTGGTGCTCGCCGGGACGTTGGTGTTCGCTGCGCTCGGCTACGCGGCAGACTCGCTCGACAGCGCCCGGCGCTCGGCGCGCAAGACCCGGGTCACGCTCACCGTCCTGGTCGTCGCCGTGACGGTCCCGCTCGTCGTCAACACGATCGTCACGATCGTCCTCGCGAACTGGGCCGGTCGGGTCGAGAGCGTCGCAGAGGAGTGGATCTCGCAGGTCGACGGTGCCGCCGTGACACAGGTCGAGACCCGGTCCCGCGTGTTCGTCGTCCACGTCCGCGCGGCCGGCGAGCTGCCACCCGCCGACGACCTGCTGGCTGGGCTCGAAGGGGAGGTTCCGGACGGTGCGAAGGTCAGCGTCGTGACGACCCAGGGCGAGGAGATCGAGGCGGGCGTCGTCGGAGACTGACACAGCGACGCCCCGGCGGGAGGTGCCGGGGCGTCGCTGTCCGGAGGGGGAACCAGCTTGGAGGTCAGGCCGGGCAGGTGTTGCGGTACTCCGACAGCTGCGACGACACGGTCGAGGGCAGCGGGCACAGGATCGACGAGTAGCGCGTGTCGGTGTCGAGGTAGCGCTTGAGCCAGCTGATCATGACAGCGCCCTGGTCGTTCGGGTTGGTGTTCGCGGCCAGGTGGGACTCGTTGTCGAGCTCGGCGTAGGCCCTCTCGGGCGCTCCGGTGAGCGTGGCGTAGAAGCGCTCCGCGTGCGAGCCGACCGCAGCGATGGTGTCGGACTCGGCGCCGATGATCATGGTCGGGATGTCGATGCCGCTCCAGGTCTTGTCGGTGTGCCAGGGCTGCAGCG
Above is a genomic segment from Mumia sp. Pv4-285 containing:
- a CDS encoding ABC transporter permease, whose product is MSTSSVAGSTQQTTATPERTRSLGIARNLGLVVALVVLCVVGLITAGDRFASSNNIITILSLASAIGVVAIGMTFVITGGGIDLSVGAIVALSSVWASTTGTQAMAESVGWIVIVTTAIGVGIACGLINGLLIAYGKIVPFIATLAMLASARGLAEIIADRKTQIIRDQAFKDALGARPLGIPVIVYIFAVVVVLGWFLLNRTTFGRRTFAVGGNTEAARLAGIKVQRHTVYLYALLGATCGLAAVMLMSRTQTGSSTHGLMWELDAIAAVVIGGTLLSGGRGTVTGTLFGVLIFTTLTNVFTLNNLSTSVQAVAKGVIIVVAVLLQQRLANRST
- a CDS encoding sugar phosphate isomerase/epimerase family protein; its protein translation is MTRPITLFTGQWADLPFEEVARLAAGWGYDGLEIACWGDHFDPWAAVEEDGYVQAKLDLLDQYGLKVYAISNHLKGQAVCDDPIDQRHRDILPDRIWGDGDPEGVRQRAAEEMKNTARAARLLGVDTVVGFTGSSIWKYVAMFPPASEAMVDAGYEDFATRWNPILDVFDEEGVRFAHEVHPSEIAYDYWTTVRTLEAIGHREAFGLNWDPSHFVWQDLDPLGFLWDFKDRIYHVDCKDAKKQVGNGRNGRLGSHLPWADPRRGWDFVSTGRGDVPWEACFRMLNTIGYDGPVSIEWEDAGMDRLLGAPEALAFVKANLFDAPEAAFDAAFSTKD
- a CDS encoding Gfo/Idh/MocA family protein, which translates into the protein MSDTSRELRVGQVGYAFMGAAHSQAWRTAPSFFDLPLKPRLTALCGRDASAAGVVAERFGWESVETDWHALIERDDIDLIDICTPGSTHVEIAVAALRAGKHVLCEKPLANTVEEAEQMAAAAAEAATHGVFAMVGFTYRRTPALSLARQLVRAGRLGTIRHVRAHYLQDWLVDPDSPLTWRLDKSLAGSGALGDIGAHIVDAAQFITDSWITSVSGVMQTFVDSRPIAGEHSTLGGSGAANGERGPVTVDDAAAFTARFDNGALGIFEATRFATGRKNALRIEISGSGGALAFDFEEMNILNLYDASEPAETAGFRRIVVTEPSHPYAAAWWPPGHGLGYEHGFTHQVVDIVNAIASGEQPTPSFADGLAVQRVLAAVEASSDDDSRQQKVPHDSAPVGAGTPATPQGEAS
- a CDS encoding TIGR00341 family protein, with the protein product MIDQLRTKVLPPSQRRTLEELTLELDPGAGDVASKSSAFWTMLVLSGVIASAGVLADSTATVIGAMIIAPLSTPIMGTALAIVKRQPTRALILVAAGSAVVVVIGLLFSFFLPGSYDVHENGQIIGRTSPDVLDLIAAVATGLAGAVGLARRDVAAVLPGVAIAISLVPPLAVVGVCLGLGDVELAIGALLLFLSNLLALVLAGTLVFAALGYAADSLDSARRSARKTRVTLTVLVVAVTVPLVVNTIVTIVLANWAGRVESVAEEWISQVDGAAVTQVETRSRVFVVHVRAAGELPPADDLLAGLEGEVPDGAKVSVVTTQGEEIEAGVVGD
- a CDS encoding substrate-binding domain-containing protein, translating into MSTTTPRRRLIAIAGLIAAVPLALTACTNSSDDGDDTSNASNTGSGDNAEAGDTVRIGFSAPAADHGWMGAITSAAVDQADAFEDVELINAEGTNDVNLQISQVETFINDEVDAIVLLPFDGAAMTDVATRAMEAGIPVINVDREFDSPFAARSTVLGDNYGMGVSAGRFICEQADGNTDAVVAEIAGIDSLPLTQDRSRGFSDALKDCGLKVSNRVAAEFTVESGERAAANLLQAAPKIDYLWNHDDDQGVGVMAAIENAGRDEFVMVGGAGSANVMRMIEADDTVLKATVIYPSTQGADGIKLARLIAQGKSMSDLAEVEVPRVIQLSAPIVTKENVDQYMDSAFES